The DNA sequence ACAGAGCTCTCAACTAAATGCTCTTAAGCCGACATGACTGGAGTCAGGATTTTCATTCAACATACAAATCAATTGAAACTAATAAATTAAGAAACCACGTAAGAGACGAGGCatggagacaggagatgcagtcgcccgttgctgtgggcttttatttgcccttagacaggggagaaggaaggagacgggagaCGGGAAacggggaccagggaacaggtagggaggtttcgtgctggtcgggggactgggagagtcgggtctgTCGGGATGGGGGCGTCATCTCTGGGATCGGGATCGGATCGGGTTCGGTTCGCCTTGTTCTGCTCCTCGATCTCTTTtcctctactgctgggcaccggggaagaaatagggagtgaaatcagccccagctgtggctgctttgcccctgtctccaccccctccccgggcAGCCTTGGCGTGCTCCAAATCAGTTTAGCAGATAAAAGCAATACATAGGGACTGTTAGACCCAGGGGCTGGACACCAGAGGtgggacccaagtgcagggtcgTTTATGTGGAAGCTCAAGGCGCAAAGCAATACTCGTGGTCGGGGATAGGCCTTGGATCCGGAATCAAGCTGCGAATGTTGTTCCCAAGGGATGATCCTAAGTCATGGTCAGTGAGGTGAGGCAAAGGTCAAAACTGTAGAAAGCAGGACTCGGGGTCGAGGAGGTGAACGAGGGAACAAGGAGGGGAATGCAAGGCAAAGGTTGGGCAAGGTGAGGGTAAAGCTGAAGAACGCAGGTGGGACGGTTGTCTCATACAAGATTCCGTGATCTGACAGTGGTGGACCGGGAGCCTTTATACCCTGCCCTGCTGACTACGACCAGGTGCTTATGTCTGGTGTGCGGTTTGTGGGTGACAGAGACACAAGAACAAGAATGCCTAGACCTAGACACCAAAACAGTAATATCATTAGAGCAGACTgcgagggtatggacgacggatggaggcagcagtggagaattgaagtagttggactaaaaaaaggtttgtttttctttactaaaaggtattcttcaaaacacatcaaccacagccaaatacaaaacaaacattaagttacaaagaacataaggcctatgagccatgggcttaaccccttgcatcaacagcaatgcatagcTCTCCCATTTACTTcacacattaaaactaatttaaagatAACATACAAAAGCAATTGTCCAGTCACTCagctatgtttttttctttagtcaCTGTTCTCTTTCACAGTCCAGTGAACACAGTCGCTGCCCAAAAATCAGTCAGTGAGTAATTCTCATCTTCTACAGCTTCATTTAGCCAGTCCAGTATATCTGATCTATTGAATTCTCCATCTGAGAGTCTCTCCATAAGTTTGTTCTTGTCAGTGGGTACTTTCAAAGACCGGCAGGGATCTTCATACAGTGATGCCATACACCTGacatgaatacaaaaataaattgatattATTTACTGCTCATTATtgtatttgtaattgttttcaaaatatttgcccatttaccAGGTGGACCCTGACACTCCACACAGATAGGTAATGCTGGCCAGCAGTTTCTTCTCCTCTCCCATCTGAGCCAAGAGCCCAGCAGTCCCACCATGGCCCTTTCACCTCCTCCTGAGCCCATGACAGCATGACTGGGACATGTTCCTGCAGGAGTGAGTGTGGGACAAGAAGAAAAGTCAAGACTGAGGGAGTTCGGTCAAATATCAAGTTTCTATTGACTTCTAATCTCCTGAATTCACTAACCAGTCAAGAAAGAAGGACACCGAGGTCACAGCCTTTACTGAAATACAGTAGTACAGTTAGAGGTGGAGAACATCAGTGCTATTAAGGTGACAGTAAAACGTACTGTGTCTTAAAACTTGCACTTTGGTCTACATGTTTTGAAGTGTGTCTCCAAAAAATCTATATGAAACATCTGCTTTAGgtcatgggggtgcggtggcgcagtgggttggaccggcgaCCCGACCGACCTtttgcttcgtcccctgacctcgtccacGGTTGCTGgctctgactccgaccgccaatcgaccgacccattcgcctgtccccaactccgagaacttgccttatcccctgaatccagaagAAAGACCCCGCaccttgggtcctgccgtcccggttctctcgacCCTGCATGACAGTATCTAAGGTCTGCCTTTGCACTGATATAGTGTCCCTGTTCCTGTTTGTCATCTGTAATTGTAACAAGAACTCAAAGTACAACcatgcccccgcacccccagaACAACAACTACTGCTATTAAAAAGTCAAGACCGAGGGGTAGATCCAGTGTCAAATGTTTGTTGACTTTCTCAGGTCTCTCTTATGTTAGTAAATGAGGGACACTGTGGTCACAGTCTTTACTGTAATACAAAAGTACTGTTAGAGGTAGAGAACATCAATTCTattgagacacagacagacagacacatacagtacatatgtgtAGAtctgattattattttgttgactTTGCTCATGTTCTCAGTGCTGGTCCTCCCTGTTCACTGTGTTTACTTGTATTTATATCATTAGATTACATCATATTTGTCATGAACATGGAACATGCAGGGACAGCTTTATGCCCcagaaaggcttttttttccaacaaaattacaaggaagtgaaatatttacatttattaatatagcagacacttctctacaaagtgacctacaacgttcatctacctacagttatttaccaatttacacagctgagcaattttagtTTTAGTACTTTGCTGAAGTGTGCTACAgctgaggtgggattcaacccacAACCTTTCAGGTCCAAAACAGCAACCCAGACCTCTAAAATAGCATGTCTACACAGATAGCTTTCATGCTGTAGTGTTGGGTAGGGTTTTGTCTTTTTAGTAAACTAAAAGTTGAAGAGATTTAAATTGAGCCCATTCCTGTGTTACAGCCTGCTGGTTTGAGATCAGTCCTCACATTGACCTCATATATTTGACTTCCTGTTTCATCCTGctccttttttgtcatttcttcaaTAATCATGAAAATTAgaacggggggaggggggtgccttgtgacggactgacgtcctgtccagggtatgtcccctcccccttcagccttgcaccctgtgcttacCGGGTGAGGTTCCAGCCtgcacgaccctgctcaggacgagcCTTTgctgatgttggttggttggtattttTGTCTGAAAGCCACATTTTATTATGTCCCTCCAGTTTTTCAGGACTGCTTGGCTCCCACAGTTCAGTGATTGAATCCTATCATTTAGCAATACATGGTGAGCTGCTGAATTGATTCAAGGTCTTGTGTTTGTCTCACATTCAGTTTGAAAAGTGAATATTTCTGTAAAgtctcttttctcttttaaactctgacctctaatgaggacattgtcaggaggtggaaagGAGCGCTTTGAGGAACTTCTAAACCTGAGAGATTAGCCTCCCTTAcagagtcagggccagaggcttccgggcaatcggagtccatttccctggtggatgtcactgaggtagttggtaagctccatggtggcaaagcaccagtgGTGGATGAGattgcccggaactgcttaaggccctggatgttgtagaactgtcatggctgacacgcctctgcaatgttgcatggacctcggtgacagtgcctttggattagcaaactagggtggtggtccctatctttaagaaaaaggaccggagagtgtgtgccaactatcggggtatcacactttcagcctccctgggaaagtctatgccagggtgctggaaaggaggctccggcagATGGTTGAACCTtggactgaagaggaacaatgcgatTCCGTCCTGGCtggtggaacagtggaccagctttttaccctctcacagataaatgaggggcatgggagttcgctaatccagtctacatgtgttttgtgacttggagaaggcctatgaccgtgttccccgagaaattctgtgggaggtgcttagggagtatggggtgccggggcactactgcgggccattcggtacacacagagcgagagctgtgtccacatactcgcattaagtcaagcccgttcagtgtgggtgttggactccgccaaggttttgccttgtctccactcctgtttgtggttttcatggacaggatatcaaggcgcagtcgaggtcagaaGGGCATTCTACGTGGAAGTCGGAAGGTGAAGCCTTTGCTTCTTGCGGATGATGGTTGCCTCCAAcgtgcactggaacagttttcagccaagtgtgaagcggttggggatgaggatcagcacctccaggtcggagtccatggttctctcacagaaaaggatggcatgtcccctccaggtaaggggagagatttgccccaggtggaggagtttaagtggACTAATACCaggaaaaaatgtgttgcatttttcatttcttcagttaAACATTTCTTACGGCATTCATATGAAGAAACTGAACAAAGGGCAAAATCATctggtttattgtttttagaagccAGGAAATAGTACAAAATATTCATTGCTCAGCAGAGAAACTCAAAAAGCACAGGAAGACAACAGCGAATCACTAGCAAAATCACTGTTTTAATTGTTGATTTATAACATGTTTTGttagaataaaatgcaaaagattTACCTGTTGCCAAACTTAGAAAGATACAGCTTGATCTAGTTAGAATTCAGTGCTTTCCCCTTACAGGTCCTGGGCCCTGAGTGCTCCAGGTTCCACccatattccatccatccatccatccatccatccatttccaaaaactgcttgtcctgatcatgATCTAAGCACCAAATAAATGTGTATCAGATGAACtagtggctctaaattgcccaaagtttgtgtatctgtgtggcAGACTGAGTGTGTGATCACCCTGCAATTCCAtgagttccatccatccaccttatGCTCTACGTTGGTCACAATAGGCTCCAGATCTGTATGAGATGAACAGTTACTGAAAGTGGATAGATGGATACATTACTTTTTAGGAATCAAATTAAACTAAGGTTTTGACTTAGATGCAAAATATGAATCAAAGAAATTTGATTAGAATGTTTGTCTCATGATCTGAAAGCTAGAGATTGATTACATTTAATGATATATATGGTATAAAGGTTTTCTGattagaaaagaataaatgctgactatttaaaaatgatttgaaaagAAGTCGATGAAAAATCAGCCTCTGAAGCATCAGCGTGCACACGCTGCCTTGATCTCATTGAGGATCTTCTCCTTTTTGTTCTTCACATTCCGACTGGACACCAGCAGCAGGTCCTCAATCATTTTCCTTGCTGTATGGATCCTGAAAAGTTTGTACCGCTTCCTCCACTCCTCAATCTTTTTCTGAGAGGGACATGTAGAAAACTATTAGAATatcagaagaaagaagaaacttGAAAGCAGTATTTCATAGGAACCTGAATATCAATTGGCTCCGAAGATAACGTTTCTCCTGTTTTACTCTCCATGTATTAATATAAGAgtcctgttttaaaataaatatttgaacagCCATGAAGGAATATGGTAGAtacacattttccatcattaaagcatgtttttaaaatctttgggATGGGATGCTACAGGATTAGACGGCCGGTATATGACCCAACCTCCACAGTTGACAGTGTTGAAGAGCGGAATGTGGATGACGATGGGTGCTTTTGTTTCATCTTGAACACATAGAAGTCTTTAGggttcttttcctctcctggtTCTATGACCACAGAGGGGAATGGTATTCCAGCCTCTTTACAGTAATCTGCAGCTTTCTTCACTGTCTGGAGAGATCATAGTAGTGACATTGCTACATGTAATTCAAATGAGACACATCACAGCATCTACCAGAATGCCGGTGTAGTGAAAGAAATtcacagtattaaaatattgacTCTGTTCTCACCAGGAAGGGATCGTCCCTGCTGAAGTCGAAGAAGAGAATGAGGTCCACCTTCCTCTCCGGCCGTAGAGAGCCACACAGGGAGAGTTCACAGGATTCCTGCATCTATCAGGTCTCTCTTCTCATCTGACAGCAGAGCAGCCGGGATGTGCTCTACCTCTGGACACAGAGCAGAGCCAGTGATGCTTTACTGCTGTATCAGGCCACATCCATTAGTGAAGGAAAGGCAGTTTGTCCTCAGGCTGTGGCTCCAGCTCAGTGGTTAgagagtttggagaaaaacagagagcAACAGGCACCAGAGATGAGAACCACACTTGCCTTTTGCTGGGTACTTGTACAGGAAGTTGAATTTGGTGCCCCAGGTCCAGTTGTGAGCAGCTATAATGgttttctgtaatatttcagaaatgggaaaatacctgctaaaagaaaggaaatcatacttcacatttaaatatttcgcTGATACTTTCTCCACAGAAAGTTACACAGTTATGCTCcctgcaactatttacccatttaaaaatCTGGACAGTTTTACTCGAgtaatttacggtaagtaccttgctcaagcattcTTTTGCTGGAAAAAGATTCAAACCCTGTTACCCATGGGTGCAAAGACAGGAGCTCTAagaactacactaccagcttcaaAACACTCATACACGCATTTGaacataaaattatattatagaAATGCAACTTTCTAAACAGCTTACTGTAAACATGGTATAACTGCTGATGGGAAACTACTTACTTCTTTCCAAAGGACCAAACAATCCCTCGAGGGCCTTGCAGATTTCAATGGAAAGATCTGCAACATATTTCTGTCTCTCCTCTGCATTCAAGTTCAGCCactcatttttttgcagaacacaaACTCTGGGATAGTTTGTGTTGctttctgcaaaaacaaatggaatTCATTTAGGCACctttaatcattttcaaaactatttttcatgtttcaaaacacacacacattttgtgaaccgcttgtcccatacggggtcgcggggagccggagcctacccagcaacacagggcgtaaggccggagggggaggggatctgtcaattaaattataaatctcatatataatacaataataataaataacatactgtatttcatgtatTGTTTGATAtgataaacaaaaatgctgtaggcaagattatgtaaaataatggtatataacaaaatgtcacatttgttcTGCATTGACTGAACTGATGTTGGTCACAGTATTAGTATTGAACAGAACACTTAGTACCTTGttgtaattttataattttttgcaGCAGAGCGACGCTTTCATCGTTATTTTCATAAGAGTCATGTAGCTGTACGAGACACCGCAGCACTTGGTATGCAGGGTCCTCACTGAgagcttttaaaaacagaaaagagacgTTACAGAAATATTCACTGTTCGACCTGAATGTGAGACAAAAACAAGATattgaaaaaacacagcagctcacCTGAATTTTCTGACTTATTCGTTGATTGGAAGTGAGAAAGCAGCTCTGAAAAATTGAAGGGATTTCATTAAATGCAGCCTTTggccaaaatgaaaatgacagagagagcagaatacaaaagagaaaaattggCACTTAAAAATGTGaggtcaaataaatgttttgcttacTGTGAATCCAGTCCCAAATCCACTGTAATATTTCCGTTATGTTTTCCATCCCATCTGCAATAGCACTGCCACAGAGTCCTGCAGAGACATGACTGAGGTTTACTTACACACTTCGGTGTCTCTGGAACAGTTCAATTATTAAAACAAGAAGCACAAAGAGCACCTTGCAGGTACAACATGTCTTCCTCCTTGATAGCTTTTTTGAGCTTTCCTGCCTCAAACTGGCTGCCGAAGTGGGATGTGTCCACATAGGCCCCCAAAAGAGAATAACCAGCTTCATGAGGAGTGATCTCAAACCAGCAGGCTGTAAAACAGGAACGGACTCATTTTAAACCTCTACAAACTATTACTTTCCTAAAAATGACAAATCGTACCAAACAGCACATTGAAGaaatttgagctgctgcctttagacccaaaggttgtgtgtttgaattCCAGCTCTAGTGTCCTTGCggaaggtaattaccctaaaattgctaaGATGCGTAAACTGCtgaaagtagattaacattgtacattgttttggaaaaaagcatcatataATTCTCAAAactcaaacaaaaatatattttggattCCTTTCTCTCCTGATGTCCCATGTGCCAGATAAATCTCagtaatttttcaattattattattacatttcctaaccacttgtcccatacggggtcgcagggaaccggagcctacccggcaacacagggcgtaaggccggagggggaagggacacacccaggacgagacgtcagtccatcacaaggcaccccaagcgggactcgaaccccagacccactggaaagcaggacccggttcaacccactgcgccactgtgcccccacattatcattattaaattttatttttttttgtttaataatttaaaaaactctATATGTATTATGCACTGGTTTGCAGGGGccatagtggtgcagcaggtttggtctaTGCCCggtctcttgtgggtctggggtttgagtctcgcttcgggtgccttgtgatggactggtgtcctgtcctgggtgtgtcccctctccctctagccttgtgccctgtgttgccgggttaggctccggttccccttgaccccgtatgggacaagtagtttttgtgtgtgtgaacttgttTATTTGGTGATGTTAATCTGAGAGTGATAAATtgcactcaagaatcacatgtttgcatccagatctctccttctgttcatgtttttgtattcttctcagaaatgtatttcGCTTTGGATGAtagcatctggtaaatgtacatgtaaatatgtcacttttttataattttattgaaaaaaaggcttttagGGGTATAAAAGCTGCCTTGTATGTCCCATGTTCATGACATGTCAAGggaattacacacactgtctgaaaccaccaaTCTGAAGCAGGGTtatggggagccagagcataacacagcaacacagggcacaaagggttgaggacacacccaagagaGGACACCAgactgttacaaggcaccctaagcaggacttgacccccagacccaccagagaacagaccgtggccaaacccactgctccaccacagcCTCATGGGAATTATTAGTGGGCAAACAAGAGAAATGAGAGATTTTGCCAATGTTGTGTTCAGCCAGGATTGTCTAGTTTTCCTGCTGTACTGACAGACAAACAATGCCTCCCTTTTACTtgaataataattgaaaaattattaGCTCAGAGCACTACAGGAgaaggtgggattagaacctgcaacTCCAAAGCCTCTAACCAAAAATTCAAACCAATGCACCCTGCTGTCTCATTTACAGATTGAATAGGTCGAGTACTATATTACATCAGGATTGAGTGATTTAAAATAGACACGTTTTTGAAAATTTACTTCTCATTATTGCAAGagtacaaatattttccatagaACTGCACATAATGATCAACTAAATGCTTGTCTAGAATCAAACCATTTAGTGAACATGCTGCTCAAGCTAGACTAATTGATTAAAAGATCAGATGATATAAATAGAAGTAAACATGGTGAACAGGGGGGACCAGGACTGAGAACATGAGCCAACTCAACGAAACAATAATCAGACCTCCACAACATGTTCCGTACATACGTGCTGTCTGATTGTCTTGTTTCAGTCCCTTGTCGATGGCTGTGTAGATGGGATAGGGGTTGGTTGAGTCTCTGGCTTCCTGTTCTGAGAGATggtgtctatctatctatagggATTAAAAATGATGCAACAAAATATCACACAGCTGATGCAATTTtctaaaacatattaaaatgaaatagttaaaataattaaatacatgttaaaatgaatttaatgcaaatgtgtgGAATCCTGACACCCAGCAATTACACCGTCCatcattctgtgtttttctttcatcacTGACCTCTTTTATGATGTAGTAAACAACAGTCGCAGCCCAAAAATCAGTCAGTGAGTAATTCTCATCTTCCACAGCTTCACTTAGCCAGTCCAGCATGTCTAATATACTGAATTTTCCATTTGAGAGTCTCTCCAAAATTTGGTCCTTGTCAGCAGCTACATTTACAGACCATTTGGGGTCCTCATACAGTGATGCCATGCACCTGAAAATGATAATTCACAAATCAAATCTTCTGTTGTAAAGTTCAAGAGAAGACTATGAAAGACTATGAAGTGATGCAGAGCCTTGAGCACATACAGAAATTGAAGTAAATAAGTACAGTAGCAGTTGGAGTTTATGCTTTGGCATAATAACTATATTCATTTCATTACTATATTATTTTatcatccatccaatttcaaaaaccatgtaccctgagcagggttgtagTGATGCGGGGGGGGTTTGAGTGATACACgagacaggactccagtccatttcAGGATAGTCCACAGACACTGTCCAGTTCACAATttacaatttagagtcaacaattcacctgaactacacACTTtcaggctgtgggaggaaaccagagcacctggacaaaacccaaacagacacaaggagatgcaaactccacccacaCTGACTAAGAAAAGAACCcatattctctcacaccacccaggtgttgtaaGGTGGTAGCACTACTCCTTGTGTCTCCCTcttattgtacttttttgttgAGAACATATTTggggttcatttatttcatgaaatCTAGTTATTAGATGTGGGCAACATGTTAACACTGCAGTCACGCAGCACCTCGGCtctttgggtgtaggttcaaatccagctcagtctgtggag is a window from the Scleropages formosus unplaced genomic scaffold, fSclFor1.1, whole genome shotgun sequence genome containing:
- the LOC114909787 gene encoding LOW QUALITY PROTEIN: cytosolic phospholipase A2 gamma-like (The sequence of the model RefSeq protein was modified relative to this genomic sequence to represent the inferred CDS: deleted 2 bases in 1 codon); this translates as MTDRSRDATSVQSFPFRRYVRVPKSLNLKEEEYVTGRQAVVEKCLKDNGIKYRQEHVPVIAVLGSGGGERAMVGLLGVLAQMGEDKLLDSITYLCGVSGCTWCMASLYEDPKWSVNVAADKDQILERLSNGKFSILDMLDWLSEAVEDENYSLTDFWAATVVYYIIKEIDRHHLSEQEARDSTNPYPIYTAIDKGLKQDNQTAPCWFEITPHEAGYSLLGAYVDTSHFGSQFEAGKLKKAIKEEDMLYLQGRTRKVDLILFFDFSRDDPFLTVKKAADYCKEAGIPFPSVVIEPGEEKNPKDFYVFKMKKAPIVIHIPLFNTVNCGGWVIYRPSNPKKIEEWRKRYKLFRIHTARKMIEDLLLVSSRNVKNKKEKILNEIKAACAR